One Dromiciops gliroides isolate mDroGli1 chromosome 3, mDroGli1.pri, whole genome shotgun sequence DNA segment encodes these proteins:
- the NDUFB11 gene encoding NADH dehydrogenase [ubiquinone] 1 beta subcomplex subunit 11, mitochondrial, producing MAAARAAAGLLGIYSRRFLGAARRVPAVASLRWTSTTTGAVVAPPAVEKRPRAPEVSWREDPESEDINLYEKNPDSHGFDEDPVTDLWNMRVVFFFGVSVAIVLGSTFLAYIPDYKMKEWARREAEQLVKLREAQGLPLMTSNYFDPSRVILPDDEE from the exons ATGGCGGCTGCAAGGGCAGCGGCGGGGTTGTTAGGGATTTACTCTCGGCGATTTCTTGGGGCGGCACGGAGGGTGCCGGCTGTCGCTTCTCTCCGATGGACCTCCACCACCACCGGAGCCGTGGTCGCCCCGCCAGCGGTGGAAAAACGACCCCGGGCACCGGAGGTGTCCTGGCGAGAAGACCCAGAATCAGAAGATATCAACCTTTACGAGAAG AACCCAGACTCCCACGGTTTTGATGAAGACCCTGTCACAGACCTTTGGAACATGAGAGTCGTGTTCTTCTTTGGCGTCTCTGTCGCCATTGTCCTAGGCTCCACCTTTCTGGCTTATATCCCTGACTACAA GATGAAAGAATGGGCCCGGAGGGAGGCAGAGCAACTGGTGAAGCTAAGGGAAGCCCAGGGCCTTCCCCTTATGACTTCCAACTATTTTGACCCCAGCAGAGTTATTTTGCCTGATGATGAGGAATAA